One genomic segment of Bacillus sp. 2205SS5-2 includes these proteins:
- a CDS encoding DEAD/DEAH box helicase, which produces MAYTVPETIRTSATAGERLLFRTLKTYLPDDYIVYYEPEIRGKRPDFVIIGPDLGLVVLEIKDYTQSTLMSLNHETWTIVNTNGEQMLTKSPLKQARDNTFHLVDVLKKDKNLIQLEGKYASQLKFPYGHGVVFTRLKQDYFIKEGLYSIVEPHLCFTRDEIDPEHEAFTEENLLEKILNMFVVPYRLREPLTKNEIDTIRYHLFPEVRISAEFKQKVPYQDQLLLSLHDIKAMDLHQENLAKQLGDKNRLIRGVAGSGKTLILASRAKLLTKERPDWKVLILCYNISLARGIQQMIDQMMNEPDNLFDIAEDGDKMSHHVSVFNFHAWLKHDLKISEKQIPTIVEKLDNGEAILPMYDAILIDEGQDFEAEWLVLVSKLLNPETKSLLLVEDRAQSIYKRKRSYVQDTGLSFQGRSKVLSINYRNTQQIVNFAWQFYQNHSLLKSKVALHEQMGEIISPQSTKRKGHEPAIVKTDTFLKEATLVSKQIKKLHIEKKIPYSEMLILYRIKKSYKMNYVTVLQRALGKEDIPFYWLTENSESKRSYNRTDEFVSISTIDSSKGLDFQAVFIVNVDNMPFSLEEEKEREASLLYIGMTRAKEYLCLSYSGQSEYTNYFEKIIAEKNEIEHSEKIKKRQGT; this is translated from the coding sequence GTGGCTTATACTGTACCTGAGACGATTCGCACATCGGCTACTGCGGGTGAACGATTATTATTTCGAACGTTAAAGACCTATTTACCGGATGATTATATCGTGTATTACGAGCCAGAGATTCGCGGGAAGCGACCTGATTTTGTGATTATTGGTCCTGATTTAGGCTTAGTTGTACTTGAGATCAAAGATTATACGCAGTCTACGTTGATGAGCTTGAATCATGAAACGTGGACGATTGTGAATACAAACGGGGAGCAGATGTTAACGAAGTCCCCGTTAAAGCAAGCACGTGACAATACGTTTCATTTAGTTGATGTGCTAAAAAAAGATAAAAACCTGATCCAACTAGAGGGGAAATACGCTTCGCAATTAAAGTTTCCATATGGACATGGTGTGGTGTTCACACGTTTAAAGCAGGACTATTTTATAAAAGAAGGTTTATATTCCATTGTCGAGCCTCATCTTTGTTTTACGAGAGATGAGATTGATCCAGAGCATGAGGCATTTACTGAAGAGAATTTGCTGGAAAAGATCTTGAATATGTTTGTGGTTCCTTATCGTTTACGTGAGCCGTTGACGAAAAATGAAATTGATACGATTCGCTATCATTTGTTTCCAGAGGTACGCATTTCTGCGGAGTTTAAGCAAAAAGTACCTTATCAGGATCAATTATTGCTTTCGCTTCATGATATAAAAGCAATGGACTTGCATCAGGAGAATTTAGCGAAGCAGCTTGGAGATAAGAATCGGTTAATCCGTGGAGTCGCTGGGAGCGGAAAAACCCTTATTTTAGCTAGTCGGGCGAAACTTCTGACGAAGGAAAGACCGGACTGGAAAGTACTGATTCTTTGCTACAATATTTCTTTGGCTCGCGGCATTCAACAAATGATCGATCAGATGATGAATGAGCCGGATAATTTATTCGATATTGCGGAGGATGGTGACAAGATGAGCCATCATGTATCGGTGTTTAATTTTCATGCATGGTTAAAGCATGACTTAAAGATATCCGAGAAGCAAATTCCTACCATCGTGGAGAAGTTGGATAACGGTGAGGCGATTTTACCGATGTATGATGCCATTTTGATTGATGAAGGACAGGATTTTGAGGCGGAATGGTTGGTCCTTGTTAGTAAGTTGTTGAATCCTGAAACGAAATCGCTATTGCTGGTTGAGGATCGTGCACAATCGATCTATAAACGAAAACGATCGTATGTCCAGGACACTGGCCTTAGTTTTCAAGGGCGTTCCAAGGTGTTGAGTATCAATTATCGAAACACGCAGCAAATTGTGAATTTTGCTTGGCAATTTTATCAGAATCATTCATTGCTCAAGTCGAAAGTTGCCCTACATGAACAGATGGGGGAAATCATTTCACCGCAAAGTACGAAACGAAAAGGGCATGAACCTGCGATTGTGAAGACTGATACTTTTTTAAAAGAAGCTACTTTAGTCAGTAAACAGATAAAAAAACTACATATAGAAAAGAAAATTCCGTATTCGGAAATGCTGATTCTATACCGGATTAAAAAGTCTTATAAGATGAATTATGTGACCGTCCTGCAGCGGGCGCTTGGGAAGGAAGATATTCCATTTTACTGGCTTACGGAAAATAGCGAATCGAAGCGTTCTTATAATCGCACGGACGAGTTTGTCAGTATTAGTACGATCGATAGCAGCAAAGGACTAGACTTTCAAGCGGTTTTCATTGTGAATGTCGATAATATGCCGTTTTCATTAGAGGAAGAAAAAGAGAGAGAAGCATCACTATTATATATTGGCATGACCAGGGCAAAGGAGTATCTCTGCCTTTCTTATTCAGGGCAGTCGGAATATACGAATTATTTTGAGAAGATTATTGCTGAGAAAAACGAAATCGAACATAGTGAAAAAATTAAAAAGAGACAAGGGACTTAA
- a CDS encoding (deoxy)nucleoside triphosphate pyrophosphohydrolase, protein MKKTIQVVAAIIENDKKEILCALRSPHMSIPNQWEFPGGKVEKSEDLYSALVREIQEELGCTIEPIDLFNDIVHEYDTFIINLIAIKCWLQDGTPVANEHSSLIWLKRENLSSLKWAPADIPAVEQLMNEK, encoded by the coding sequence ATGAAAAAAACCATTCAAGTAGTCGCAGCCATAATAGAAAACGACAAAAAGGAAATCCTCTGTGCACTAAGATCACCACACATGTCGATCCCAAATCAATGGGAGTTTCCTGGTGGAAAAGTAGAGAAAAGTGAAGACTTATACTCCGCATTGGTACGGGAAATTCAAGAAGAATTAGGATGCACAATTGAACCGATTGATTTATTTAACGACATCGTCCATGAGTATGATACCTTTATTATTAATCTCATTGCTATTAAATGCTGGTTACAGGATGGCACACCAGTAGCAAACGAACATTCTAGTCTTATTTGGTTAAAAAGGGAGAATCTTAGCTCGTTAAAATGGGCTCCGGCTGATATTCCTGCGGTTGAGCAGTTAATGAATGAAAAATAG